From Nocardia sp. XZ_19_385, the proteins below share one genomic window:
- a CDS encoding MCE family protein — translation MRIRVPRYSENRPLWLGVLAAVAVVALLAGSSALSQARVSDKTIQAEFAQAAGLRAGATVDVSGIEVGAVKAVRLVNDKVIVELRVRRDLRLGANARAAIKMSTILGRLHIELTPGDGKGLPDNTIRLANTAVPYNLGKVIQDPQYKHSFERIERIDPVKLRQSLDLLDRQMGDSPQLTVAALDSIGALAKVINDRRDEVDSLLKNLDAVSQLVSDNRNSVLLLLTRGEAIGNAVALRQNMLRQLLDNVAQLSGLLQEMGIENNGQLGPLIQNLNTMTEGLQKNRANLDRLYEIMPVAVRQFNNALGNGPYGDVWAPWVFPDNWLCFAQAVPGCN, via the coding sequence ATGAGGATCCGGGTACCGCGTTATTCGGAGAACCGGCCGCTGTGGCTCGGTGTACTGGCGGCGGTCGCCGTGGTGGCGCTGCTGGCGGGGTCGAGCGCACTGTCGCAGGCCCGGGTCAGCGACAAGACGATTCAGGCCGAGTTCGCGCAGGCCGCGGGGCTGCGGGCGGGCGCGACGGTGGACGTGTCGGGGATCGAGGTCGGCGCGGTCAAGGCGGTGCGGCTGGTCAACGACAAGGTGATCGTCGAGTTGCGGGTGCGCCGGGATCTGCGGCTGGGCGCGAACGCGCGTGCCGCGATCAAGATGTCGACGATCCTCGGGCGGCTGCACATCGAGCTCACACCTGGTGACGGTAAAGGGCTGCCGGACAACACGATCCGGCTGGCGAACACGGCCGTGCCCTACAACCTCGGCAAGGTCATCCAGGACCCGCAGTACAAGCACTCCTTCGAGCGGATCGAACGCATCGACCCGGTGAAACTGCGCCAGTCCCTGGATCTGCTGGACCGGCAGATGGGTGACTCGCCGCAGCTCACCGTCGCCGCGCTGGACAGTATCGGCGCGCTGGCCAAGGTGATCAACGACCGCCGCGACGAGGTCGACTCGCTGCTGAAGAACCTGGACGCGGTCTCGCAGCTGGTGTCGGACAACCGGAACAGCGTGCTGCTCTTGCTGACTCGCGGTGAGGCGATCGGCAACGCGGTGGCGCTGCGCCAGAACATGTTGCGCCAGTTGCTCGACAACGTCGCCCAGCTCTCTGGTCTGCTGCAGGAGATGGGGATCGAGAACAACGGTCAGCTCGGCCCGCTGATCCAGAACCTGAACACGATGACCGAGGGCTTACAGAAGAACCGGGCGAACCTGGACCGGCTCTACGAGATCATGCCGGTGGCGGTGCGCCAGTTCAACAACGCGCTCGGCAACGGTCCGTACGGAGATGTCTGGGCCCCTTGGGTTTTCCCGGACAACTGGCTGTGTTTCGCGCAAGCGGTTCCGGGGTGCAACTGA
- a CDS encoding MlaD family protein: MKSGKALIGFSLFAVLAITLTYTIWSTLQRSVPGDTSTYSATFSDVMGVRVGDDVRMAGVRVGRVDKIDFEPDYKARIDIRIQSRQRLSTSTKALVRYQNLIGQRYIALTPGKEEGQPLPAGGHIPLERTEPSFDVSSLLSGFEPLFSVLQPDQINSLSETLIQALQGDGVSLSTLITQAADLAATFGQRDRILGDVIGNLSSVIAGLANRTQELETLITQSRALVEALYAEGESLKHSVDQVAQSTNSLVALIDQVKPDLARAQDDATTGVALLLLNGAALDKAAVQLPALLNALARFTSYGGYANAYICRLDVSLWGVLLPPGLISQIGGESQSEVCR, from the coding sequence GTGAAATCCGGGAAGGCACTGATCGGGTTCAGCCTGTTCGCGGTGCTGGCGATCACACTGACCTACACCATCTGGTCCACCCTGCAACGGTCGGTGCCGGGGGACACCAGCACCTATTCGGCCACCTTCTCCGACGTGATGGGTGTCCGGGTGGGCGACGACGTTCGCATGGCGGGTGTCCGGGTCGGCCGGGTGGACAAGATCGATTTCGAGCCGGACTACAAGGCGCGCATCGACATCCGGATCCAGTCCCGGCAGCGGCTGAGCACCTCGACCAAAGCGCTTGTGCGGTATCAGAATTTGATCGGGCAGCGCTATATCGCGCTGACGCCGGGCAAGGAAGAGGGGCAGCCGCTGCCGGCCGGCGGGCATATCCCGTTGGAACGCACCGAGCCGTCCTTCGATGTGTCCTCGCTGCTTTCGGGTTTCGAACCACTGTTCAGCGTGCTGCAACCGGATCAGATCAACTCGCTGTCGGAAACCTTGATCCAGGCCTTGCAAGGTGATGGCGTTTCGCTCAGCACCCTGATCACGCAGGCAGCGGATCTGGCCGCCACCTTCGGCCAGCGTGATCGCATCCTCGGTGACGTGATCGGCAACCTGAGCAGTGTGATCGCCGGATTGGCCAATCGCACGCAGGAACTGGAAACCCTGATCACGCAATCACGCGCTCTGGTGGAGGCGCTGTACGCGGAGGGCGAATCGTTGAAGCACTCCGTCGATCAGGTCGCGCAGTCCACCAATTCTCTTGTTGCCCTGATCGATCAGGTGAAGCCGGATCTGGCGCGGGCGCAGGACGATGCCACTACCGGTGTCGCGCTGCTGCTGCTCAACGGCGCCGCGCTGGACAAGGCGGCGGTGCAGTTGCCCGCGTTGCTCAATGCCCTGGCCCGCTTCACCAGTTATGGCGGCTACGCCAATGCCTATATCTGCCGCCTCGATGTGTCGCTGTGGGGCGTGCTGCTGCCGCCCGGACTGATTTCGCAGATCGGCGGCGAATCGCAATCGGAGGTGTGCCGATGA
- a CDS encoding MlaD family protein, protein MLLDPSGRGPTARHLTLAGIAMVLAFAVALALLMLRYNGYFDKKVPVVAELTSTGDGLPEHADVKFRGMVVGSVADVEVVAKGARQRASIHLKPTVAHTIPANVTARPIPSNIFGVTAIELVDNGSSPAKLAAGAIIPEDTSLGTTQLQTTLTVLRDVLDNIQPEKLGRVLATLAAALDPGARVPGSTIERLDNWLTQIHATPGIGNLLGDLGRATTELSRSAPELVGVLAESVTAARTLTEGRANLIALLSNASNTIDSVNGLFAANPNSAKELVPGLDQLFGSLAQETDAIPATVRNLNAALARLATVFHFGPSKQMVWAMDVSFTPFQQYTAQDCPRYGEVAGPRCGGSSVPEVAPAQEYPAQLAPRWLDAAGPAPVPAVPGLPGVSIPGLPGIAIPGLPAIPGLTAPAADNGAAPGVRPIAAGRGYAGVAAIVGGQPTAAQLLLLTPLLAGGSVTVYETSGGNR, encoded by the coding sequence ATGTTGCTCGATCCCAGTGGCCGGGGCCCCACCGCCCGGCATCTCACGCTCGCCGGTATCGCGATGGTGCTGGCCTTCGCGGTGGCGCTCGCATTGCTGATGCTGCGCTACAACGGGTACTTCGACAAGAAGGTCCCGGTAGTCGCCGAATTGACCAGTACCGGCGACGGCCTGCCCGAACATGCTGACGTGAAGTTCCGCGGCATGGTGGTCGGCAGTGTCGCGGACGTGGAGGTGGTCGCCAAGGGGGCACGCCAGCGCGCCAGCATTCACCTGAAACCAACTGTCGCGCACACGATTCCGGCGAACGTCACCGCGCGGCCCATCCCCAGCAACATCTTCGGTGTCACCGCGATCGAACTGGTCGACAACGGCTCCTCACCGGCCAAGCTGGCAGCGGGTGCGATCATTCCCGAAGACACCAGCCTCGGCACCACCCAGTTGCAGACCACGCTGACCGTGCTGCGCGACGTGCTCGACAATATCCAGCCGGAGAAGCTCGGCCGGGTGCTCGCCACCTTGGCGGCGGCACTGGATCCCGGTGCACGCGTACCGGGTTCGACGATCGAGCGGCTCGACAACTGGCTGACTCAGATACACGCCACGCCGGGCATCGGGAACCTGCTCGGTGACCTGGGCCGAGCGACAACAGAACTGAGCCGATCCGCACCGGAGCTGGTCGGGGTGCTGGCCGAATCCGTGACCGCCGCGCGCACACTCACCGAAGGCCGGGCCAATCTGATCGCGCTGCTGTCCAATGCGAGCAACACGATCGATTCGGTGAACGGCTTGTTCGCGGCGAATCCGAACTCCGCGAAGGAACTGGTGCCCGGACTGGATCAGCTCTTCGGCAGCCTGGCCCAGGAGACGGACGCGATTCCCGCCACCGTGCGCAACCTGAACGCGGCGCTGGCCAGGCTGGCCACGGTGTTCCACTTCGGGCCCAGCAAGCAGATGGTGTGGGCGATGGACGTGAGCTTCACGCCGTTCCAGCAGTACACCGCGCAGGATTGCCCGCGCTACGGCGAGGTCGCCGGTCCGCGCTGTGGTGGCTCCTCGGTGCCGGAAGTCGCACCGGCGCAGGAGTATCCGGCCCAGCTGGCGCCGCGGTGGCTCGATGCCGCCGGTCCCGCGCCGGTGCCCGCGGTCCCCGGGCTGCCTGGTGTCTCGATCCCAGGTCTGCCGGGCATCGCCATCCCCGGCCTGCCCGCTATTCCAGGGCTGACAGCGCCCGCGGCGGACAACGGTGCCGCTCCGGGTGTGCGCCCGATCGCGGCCGGTCGTGGTTACGCGGGCGTCGCCGCGATCGTCGGCGGTCAGCCGACCGCCGCGCAATTGCTGCTGCTCACACCGTTGCTGGCGGGCGGCAGTGTCACCGTGTACGAGACCTCGGGGGGTAACCGGTGA
- a CDS encoding ABC transporter permease — translation MGSRYTPPALQPFRLAGAVAGAPYRANQRLGHQAITFFRALAAIPFVTKHYRKEVLRLTADVGWGNGSLVVGGGTVGVVIILCAFGGITVGMESFTALNLLTMGPLTGAISGFATTRELAPILATLAFAIQAGCRFTAQLGSMRISEEIDALESIAIRPLPYLVSTRMIAATLTIIPLYTVGLATAYLATKLSVLFLGGTSAGTYDHYFFQFLIGPDVFFSILKVVVFVLLATFIQCYYGFVASGGPEGVGVAAGQAIKMVIVVMVFANLFMTLAIWGIDPGFRISG, via the coding sequence GTGGGCAGCAGATACACCCCGCCCGCGCTGCAGCCGTTCCGGCTGGCCGGCGCGGTCGCCGGGGCGCCGTACCGGGCGAATCAGCGGCTGGGCCATCAGGCCATCACCTTCTTCCGGGCACTGGCCGCGATTCCCTTCGTGACCAAGCACTATCGCAAGGAAGTGCTGCGCCTGACCGCCGACGTCGGCTGGGGCAACGGGTCGCTGGTGGTCGGTGGCGGCACCGTCGGCGTGGTGATAATCCTGTGCGCGTTCGGCGGCATCACCGTCGGCATGGAGTCGTTCACCGCGCTGAACCTGCTCACCATGGGCCCGCTGACCGGCGCGATCTCCGGCTTCGCGACCACGCGCGAACTCGCCCCGATCCTGGCGACCCTGGCCTTCGCGATTCAGGCGGGCTGCCGGTTCACCGCGCAGCTCGGCTCGATGCGGATCTCCGAGGAGATCGACGCGCTGGAGTCCATCGCCATCCGTCCGCTGCCCTACCTGGTGAGCACCCGGATGATCGCCGCGACGCTGACCATCATCCCGCTCTACACCGTCGGCCTGGCCACCGCCTACCTGGCGACCAAGCTGTCGGTGCTGTTCCTCGGCGGCACCTCGGCGGGCACCTATGACCACTATTTCTTCCAGTTCCTCATCGGACCGGATGTGTTCTTCTCGATCCTCAAAGTGGTGGTGTTCGTGCTGCTCGCGACGTTCATCCAGTGCTACTACGGCTTCGTCGCCAGCGGCGGACCGGAAGGCGTCGGGGTGGCGGCCGGGCAGGCGATCAAGATGGTGATCGTCGTCATGGTCTTCGCGAATTTGTTCATGACCCTGGCTATCTGGGGTATCGATCCCGGTTTCCGGATCTCGGGATAG
- a CDS encoding ABC transporter permease — protein sequence MTITERPPKQTDLELALRDLRGLWQRHPQRSLETLGRQVMLGRDAVIELFRALAARRFPYQEFIKQCAFMSNVSAAPTVVVAIPIAVVVSIQVGALVNQVGATTFIGAVAGLGIIRQGAPLVTSLMIAGAVGSAICADLGSRTIREEIDAMRVMGVDPVRRLVAPRLVAAVLVSMLLCGFVVFVGFATSYMFNVYAQSGTPGSFIASFASFAVANDLIVALVKAAIFGALTAIIACDIGLHAKGGPGGVANAVNSAVVTSALMLFATNIILTQLYNTLFPTKVI from the coding sequence ATGACGATTACCGAACGGCCACCGAAACAGACCGATCTCGAACTCGCGCTGCGTGATCTGCGGGGGCTGTGGCAGCGGCACCCGCAGCGGTCGCTGGAAACCCTTGGGCGCCAGGTGATGCTGGGTCGTGACGCGGTGATCGAACTGTTCCGCGCGCTGGCCGCGCGTCGGTTCCCGTATCAGGAATTCATCAAGCAGTGCGCGTTCATGTCGAACGTCTCCGCCGCGCCCACGGTGGTGGTCGCGATACCCATTGCCGTGGTGGTGTCGATTCAGGTCGGCGCGCTGGTGAATCAGGTCGGCGCGACTACGTTTATCGGCGCGGTCGCCGGGCTGGGCATCATCCGGCAGGGTGCGCCGCTGGTGACCTCGCTGATGATCGCGGGTGCTGTGGGTTCGGCCATCTGCGCGGATCTGGGCTCGCGAACCATCCGCGAGGAGATCGACGCCATGCGGGTGATGGGCGTGGATCCGGTGCGCCGCCTGGTCGCGCCGCGGCTGGTGGCGGCGGTGCTGGTCAGCATGCTGCTGTGCGGGTTCGTCGTGTTCGTCGGCTTCGCGACGTCCTACATGTTCAACGTCTACGCCCAGTCCGGCACGCCGGGCTCGTTCATCGCGTCATTCGCGTCGTTCGCCGTCGCCAACGATCTCATCGTCGCCCTGGTGAAGGCGGCGATCTTCGGTGCACTCACTGCGATCATCGCCTGCGACATCGGCTTACACGCCAAAGGTGGGCCCGGTGGTGTCGCGAACGCGGTGAACTCGGCGGTCGTCACCTCCGCGCTCATGCTGTTCGCGACCAACATCATCCTGACCCAGCTGTACAACACCCTCTTCCCGACCAAGGTGATCTGA